One genomic region from Cydia amplana chromosome Z, ilCydAmpl1.1, whole genome shotgun sequence encodes:
- the LOC134660670 gene encoding uncharacterized protein LOC134660670 produces MHIELTSNTPINYRPYKMSIDEKSKVREIVRDLLDKGIIRESQSPYASPILLVKKRDGKDRMCVDYRALNAITVKDRFPLPLIEDHIDRLGKSKYFSCLDMATGFHQIALDGDSIPKSGFVTPEGHFEYLKVPYGLSNAPVVYQRIITKTLKPLIDAGKVLTYIDDVLILASTVDEALDNLRETLETLTSAGFSINLKKSTFVATEVEYLGRRISHGQVRPSERKVKALIDSPVPTNVRQIRQLLGLAGYFRRYIPDYAAKTACIARLTKKGVPFIWGEEQVEARKYLIECLTNEPVLAVFDPSLPTELHTDASSVGYGGVLIQIHNDNRRRVVAYFSKTTQGAEPKYHSYELETLAVVKALQHFRHYLLGVPFKIITGALFDIFVPPEPELSIRQNELQNCFCNAISLFGTPKLIVCDKGRMFESSLFQGWVKSIGSSIHFITPQMHGENGQVERYCRTVLNMLRVEATKNSLWSTSLWRLQLVVNSTKQKTIQTSPLQLLVGIEGTTPLIRTLIRDVALDNTQPNREGLRELQRQRATELLNENQRKQDEHVNKNRRAERIFKLNDMVFVIKTSQMTGKLDSGMRGPYRVTRVLPNGRYNLRLIGGSYGKTTQAAAEHMVIWRGEWTPESCGAFFDSDEDTASGTISETISPPADGSQPGPTPSAAPAPPEPNSQESQAVECTSHQLPSASHAIESSARRIDNGDNDVRDAKTQEPRRPCGRGRPRVRRGRKRR; encoded by the exons ATGCACATTGAATTGACAAGTAACACTCCTATTAATTATAGACCGTACAAAATGTCTATCGATGAGAAATCTAAAGTGCGCGAGATAGTTCGTGATCTATTAGACAAAGGTATTATTCGCGAGTCACAATCACCGTACGCTAGCCCGATACTTCTTGTTAAAAAACGCGACGGAAAAGACCGTATGTGCGTAGATTACCGTGCGTTAAATGCCATTACGGTGAAAGATCGCTTTCCACTGCCTCTTATCGAGGACCATATAGACCGTCTTGGCAAAAGCAAATACTTTAGTTGTTTAGATATGGCCACTGGCTTCCATCAGATAGCACTGGATGGCGATTCGATCCCAAAATCAGGTTTTGTAACGCCCGAAGGCCACTTTGAATATCTAAAGGTCCCGTATGGCCTTTCTAATGCGCCTGTTGTTTACCAGCGAATAATAACAAAGACGCTGAAGCCACTTATTGACGCGGGTAAAGTTTTGACGTACATAGATGACGTTTTAATTTTAGCCTCAACCGTTGACGAGGCACTTGATAACTTACGTGAAACTCTTGAAACGTTGACTTCCGCCGGGTTTTCGATTAACTTAAAGAAGAGTACCTTTGTCGCTACAGAAGTAGAGTATTTAGGTCGTAGGATATCACATGGTCAGGTTAGGCCGAGCGAAAGAAAAGTAAAAGCCCTGATTGACTCTCCTGTGCCTACAAACGTACGTCAAATACGACAATTGCTTGGGCTAGCCGGTTACTTCCGGCGATATATACCCGATTATGCAGCTAAGACGGCTTGCATAGCTAGATTGACGAAGAAAGGGGTTCCGTTCATATGGGGTGAGGAACAGGTCGAGGCtcgaaaatatttaattgagtgtCTTACTAATGAGCCCGTGCTCGCAGTATTCGATCCTTCGCTGCCAACGGAACTTCACACAGATGCGAGTTCGGTTGGATACGGCGGAGTACTGATTCAAATACATAATGATAACCGTAGGCGTGTGGTGGCCTACTTTAGTAAGACTACTCAAGGCGCCGAACCTAAATATCACTCATATGAGCTGGAAACCCTCGCTGTCGTGAAAGCTTTACAACATTTCCGCCATTACTTGCTAGGAGTTCCTTTCAAAATAATaacaggggccttattcgacat ATTTGTTCCGCCTGAACCCGAACTGTCGATCCGACAGAATGAGTTGCAAAATTGTTTTTGTAACGCAATCTCTTTGTTTGGTACACCCAAACTTATAGTTTGCGATAAGGGTCGTATGTTTGAAAGCTCTCTGTTTCAAGGTTGGGTAAAAAGTATAGGGTCTAGCATACATTTTATAACTCCTCAAATGCACGGTGAGAATGGACAAGTGGAGCGATATTGTAGAACTGTGCTTAACATGCTTCGCGTAGAGGCCACAAAAAATAGTCTGTGGTCTACTAGCCTTTGGAGGCTTCAACTTGTTGTTAACAGCACAAAGCAGAAAACTATTCAAACTTCCCCTTTACAATTGCTGGTCGGTATTGAGGGTACGACACCGTTAATAAGGACCCTTATTCGCGACGTAGCTCTTGATAACACGCAACCAAACCGTGAAGGCCTTAGAGAGTTACAAAGACAACGCGCCACTGAATTGTTAAATGAAAATCAACGAAAGCAAGACGAACATGTAAATAAAAATCGCCGGGCGGAgcgtatatttaaattaaatgatatggtttttgtaattaaaacttCGCAGATGACTGGCAAGCTCGACTCCGGGATGCGTGGGCCTTACCGCGTCACGAGAGTGCTGCCTAACGGTCGCTACAACCTGCGACTGATTGGTGGCTCCTACGGCAAAACTACACAAGCCGCCGCTGAGCATATGGTTATATGGCGCGGAGAATGGACCCCCGAGTCGTGTGGTGCCTTCTTTGACA GTGACGAGGATACTGCATCTGGCACGATCTCTGAAACTATCAGCCCACCTGCCGATGGGAGTCAGCCGGGTCCAACTCCtagcgccgcgcccgcgcctccTGAACCTAACAGCCAGGAGAGCCAAGCCGTAGAATGCACGAGCCACCAGCTACCATCTGCCAGTCACGCAATAGAGAGCTCCGCCAGACGTATAGACAACGGCGACAATGACGTTCGTGACGCTAAAACGCAGGAGCCTAGACGACCATGTGGTCGAGGGCGACCACGTGTCAGGAGAGGCCGTAAAAGGAGATAA